In one window of Verrucomicrobiia bacterium DNA:
- a CDS encoding response regulator translates to MNEPVNILLVDDEVRNLEVIESVLQSPDHRLVRAQTADEALMSLIRDEFAVIVLDIQMPVMSGLELAHLIKQRKRTQHIPIIFLTAYFQDDKDVMEGYGLGAVDYLNKPINPQILRSKVAVFVELFRKTRALQTINHALELEVAQRQKAEEALLKSNLELDNRVRSRTVELTAANDSLRASEQLYRAIGESINYGIWVCDPAGNNIYASESFLRLIGLSQRELSERGIQSVMHPEDWESGKEAWDQCCRAGTFWEREYRFKGKEGLWHPILSRGVPIRSEGGGIVRWAGIHLDIAAFKHTEKALRHQTRVLEILHRASVSLVAERDIRKIAQCVTDAGVEISEAAFGAFYHPVSMSEEKVLCTLSGPPPEIFLGLEGEDVEKIFWPTLNGVGIVRVNDLRTDVRFKKLAKGGRGKQALAVRSYLAVPVVSRNGEILGGLYFGHPEEGMFPPACEDVLLALAAQTAIAMDNANLYLALQRELEQQKRTETALLQSQDRLSGALRAKDDFLAALSHELRTPLNPVLLLASESAEDKTLPEPVRANFESIRNYVEMEARLIDDLLDLTRITRGKLSLSIHVESVHTLVRNVIHILHGELEQKKISLELKFDPGEPQVMGDAVRLQQVFWNVLKNAVKFTPDGGRIWVETRVDSVGGRVLTRVSDTGIGMTASELKRIFGAFSQGDHASEGSSHRFGGIGLGLTISQMLAELQGGKIRAESQGRGQGATIEVALPLASASATAPKELLPPVKPTVVEERPVRADGNKRRVLLVEDHEATRTALIYLLSRRGYEVVAAGSVMEALEQAKRHEIHLLISDIGLPDGTGYDVMLKLGGEGLPGIALTGYGMEEDTMRSQKAGFAMHLTKPVKVQALDQALASLKLAGK, encoded by the coding sequence GTGAACGAACCGGTCAACATCCTGCTGGTAGATGACGAGGTGAGGAACCTTGAGGTGATCGAGTCTGTGCTGCAATCACCGGATCACCGGCTGGTGCGGGCGCAGACTGCGGATGAGGCGTTGATGTCGCTCATCCGGGATGAGTTCGCGGTGATCGTGCTGGACATCCAGATGCCGGTGATGAGCGGGCTGGAGCTGGCGCATCTCATCAAGCAGCGCAAGCGCACGCAGCATATCCCGATCATCTTTCTGACGGCGTATTTCCAGGATGACAAGGATGTGATGGAGGGGTATGGCCTGGGCGCGGTGGATTACCTGAACAAGCCGATCAATCCCCAGATATTGCGGTCCAAGGTGGCGGTGTTCGTGGAATTGTTCCGCAAGACGCGGGCATTGCAGACGATAAATCACGCGCTGGAGCTGGAAGTGGCGCAACGGCAGAAGGCGGAGGAGGCGTTGCTGAAGTCCAATCTGGAGCTGGATAATCGCGTGCGGTCGCGCACGGTGGAGCTGACGGCGGCGAATGACAGTTTGCGGGCCAGCGAGCAGCTTTACCGGGCGATCGGGGAATCGATCAACTACGGCATCTGGGTGTGTGATCCGGCGGGCAATAACATTTATGCGAGTGAATCGTTCCTGAGGCTGATCGGGCTTTCGCAGCGCGAGTTGTCCGAGCGGGGTATCCAGTCGGTGATGCACCCGGAGGATTGGGAGTCTGGGAAGGAGGCGTGGGATCAATGCTGCCGGGCGGGGACGTTCTGGGAGCGGGAGTATCGGTTCAAGGGGAAAGAGGGGTTGTGGCATCCGATTCTTTCACGGGGTGTGCCGATACGGAGTGAAGGGGGAGGCATCGTCCGGTGGGCGGGGATTCATCTGGACATCGCGGCGTTCAAGCATACGGAGAAGGCGTTGCGGCATCAGACGCGTGTGCTGGAGATATTGCACCGGGCGAGTGTGTCGTTGGTGGCGGAGAGGGACATCCGGAAGATAGCGCAGTGTGTGACGGATGCGGGGGTGGAGATCAGCGAGGCGGCATTTGGCGCATTTTACCATCCGGTGAGCATGAGTGAGGAGAAGGTATTGTGCACGTTGTCCGGCCCGCCGCCTGAGATATTCCTGGGGTTGGAGGGGGAGGATGTGGAGAAGATTTTTTGGCCGACTTTGAACGGCGTGGGAATCGTGCGGGTGAACGATTTGAGGACGGACGTGCGTTTCAAGAAGCTGGCGAAGGGGGGCAGGGGGAAACAGGCTTTGGCGGTGCGCAGCTATCTGGCGGTGCCGGTGGTTTCCCGCAATGGCGAGATATTGGGGGGGCTTTATTTTGGACATCCGGAGGAGGGGATGTTTCCCCCGGCGTGTGAGGATGTGTTGCTGGCGCTGGCGGCGCAGACGGCGATCGCGATGGACAATGCAAATCTTTATCTGGCGTTGCAACGTGAGCTGGAGCAGCAGAAGCGGACGGAGACGGCGCTGTTGCAGAGCCAGGACCGGCTTTCCGGGGCATTGCGTGCGAAGGATGATTTTCTGGCGGCATTGTCTCATGAGTTGCGGACGCCGCTGAATCCGGTGTTGTTGCTGGCGAGCGAATCGGCGGAGGACAAGACGTTGCCGGAGCCGGTGAGGGCGAATTTCGAATCGATCCGCAATTATGTGGAGATGGAGGCGCGGCTGATTGATGATCTGCTGGATCTTACGCGCATCACGCGGGGGAAACTTTCTTTGAGCATCCATGTGGAGAGTGTGCATACGCTGGTGCGGAATGTGATCCATATATTGCATGGAGAATTGGAGCAGAAGAAGATCTCGCTGGAACTGAAGTTTGATCCGGGCGAACCGCAGGTGATGGGGGATGCGGTGAGGCTGCAGCAGGTGTTTTGGAATGTGCTGAAGAACGCGGTGAAGTTTACGCCGGATGGTGGACGTATCTGGGTGGAGACGAGGGTGGACAGTGTGGGGGGGCGGGTGCTGACGCGGGTGAGCGATACGGGCATCGGTATGACGGCGTCTGAATTGAAGCGGATTTTTGGGGCATTCTCACAAGGAGATCATGCGAGCGAGGGGAGTTCACACCGGTTTGGGGGCATCGGGCTGGGGCTGACGATATCACAGATGCTGGCGGAGCTGCAGGGAGGGAAGATCCGGGCGGAGAGCCAGGGGCGCGGGCAGGGGGCGACGATCGAGGTGGCGTTGCCGCTGGCGTCCGCCTCCGCGACGGCTCCAAAGGAGCTGTTGCCGCCGGTGAAGCCGACGGTGGTGGAGGAGCGCCCAGTGAGGGCGGACGGCAACAAGCGGCGGGTTTTGCTGGTGGAGGATCATGAGGCGACGAGAACGGCCTTGATCTACCTGCTCTCCCGTCGCGGTTACGAGGTGGTGGCGGCGGGATCGGTGATGGAGGCACTGGAACAGGCCAAGCGCCATGAGATCCATCTGTTGATCTC